Proteins encoded in a region of the Salvelinus sp. IW2-2015 linkage group LG27, ASM291031v2, whole genome shotgun sequence genome:
- the gcm2 gene encoding chorion-specific transcription factor GCMb produces the protein MSKSSDQFEDPDCVSSFGMKLTWDINDPKLPQDIKQFDAFQEWTDGYVRYIYNGEDKNAQRHLSGWAMRNTNNHNCQILKKSCLGVVVCGRNCTLADGSKLQLRPAICDKARQKQQKKLCPSCNSALELMPCRGHSGYPVTNFWRIDGKAIFFQAKGVHDHPRPESKSETEVRRSAVKRRMSSPHFSQKRRLMEPDTGRYHDLGAPFPNLHQLSCMEGPDRFSIIAESNFPIQTQHYPPFQNPEPYKFAYDSHANMGEAPSTLQKQANHRLYMPRPPCGYDFAVPSYLGSGSYTALYKDPSSPQTETPEPSKVSSGLGTSTATPHTTGVLSGHDRNNYDTTSKHHGWKQILGKGTYSERGEYGQFPGNTNHHYYNSEYPCRYPGPAPATPAALQTIITTTTKVSYQPCPKSSVVKYGDNIYDVKGLPSCSSLLEDTSPTSYSDLKIPEDSGVIKSALSYQPETLPAKIERAENFDTYRYGNYASNSYPDRVSHPFRYDGGDY, from the exons ATGTCAAAGTCCTCGGATCAGTTTGAAGACCCCGACTGTGTTTCTTCCTTTGGTATGAAGTTAACGTGGGATATCAACGACCCAAAACTGCCTCAG GACATAAAGCAGTTTGACGCTTTTCAAGAGTGGACGGATGGTTATGTGCGTTACATCTACAATGGCGAGGACAAGAACGCACAGCGCCACCTGAGCGGATGGGCTATGCGGAACACCAACAACCACAACTGTCAGATTCTCAAGAAGTCCTGCCTCGGTGTAGTAGTCTGTGGCCGAAACTGCACGCTGGCTGACGGAAGCAAACTCCAGCTCCGACCGGCTATCTGCGACAAAgcacgacaaaaacaacaaa AGAAGCTGTGCCCCAGTTGTAACTCTGCCCTGGAGCTGATGCCATGCAGAGGACACAGTGGCTATCCCGTCACCAACTTCTGGAGAATAGATGGAAAAGCTATATTCTTCCAG GCGAAGGGGGTCCATGACCACCCCAGACCAGAGAGTAAGTCTGAGACAGAGGTCCGGAGGAGTGCAGTGAAGAGGAGGATGTCCTCTCCACACTTTTCTCAGAAGAGGAGGCTGATGGAGCCAGAT ACCGGGAGATACCACGACCTGGGTGCTCCTTTCCCCAACCTGCACCAGCTGTCCTGCATGGAGGGCCCGGACCGCTTTAGCATCATCGCTGAGTCCAACTTCCCCATCCAGACCCAGCACTACCCTCCCTTCCAAAACCCTGAGCCCTACAAGTTTGCCTACGATTCCCACGCCAACATGGGTGAGGCCCCATCCACACTCCAGAAGCAGGCCAACCACCGTCTGTACATGCCCCGGCCTCCGTGTGGCTACGACTTTGCCGTGCCGAGCTATTTAGGCTCGGGCTCCTACACAGCCCTCTATAAGGACCCCAGTAGCCCCCAGACGGAGACCCCTGAGCCCAGCAAAGTGAGCTCGGGCCTGGGTACCAGCACTGCCACACCCCACACCACCGGGGTCCTTTCGGGCCACGACCGCAACAACTACGACACGACCAGCAAGCACCACGGCTGGAAACAGATCTTGGGCAAGGGGACGTACAGCGAGCGGGGCGAGTACGGACAGTTTCCTGGCAACACCAACCACCACTACTACAACAGTGAGTACCCGTGCAGATACCCTGGCCCAGCGCCAGCCACGCCCGCTGCCCTGCagaccatcatcaccaccaccaccaaagtGTCCTACCAGCCCTGCCCCAAGTCCTCCGTGGTCAAGTACGGCGACAACATCTACGACGTCAAGGGCCTGCCCAGCTGCAGCTCCCTGCTCGAGGACACCTCGCCCACCTCTTACTCCGATCTCAAGATTCCTGAAGATTCTGGGGTCATCAAGTCTGCGCTGTCGTACCAGCCGGAAACCCTGCCAGCTAAAATCGAGAGGGCTGAGAACTTTGACACTTACCGTTACGGCAACTACGCGTCCAACAGCTATCCCGACAGGGTTTCTCATCCATTTAGATACGACGGAGGGGACTACTGA